In Serratia marcescens subsp. marcescens ATCC 13880, a single genomic region encodes these proteins:
- a CDS encoding SMP-30/gluconolactonase/LRE family protein, translating into MNDGIRHSLRTHAQLERLCSPAIWAEGPVWLPQEDAVVFSDVKGNRMFRWSRRGELALYRSPSHYANGNARDGEGRVVSCEHGRRGISRTESDGEVRLLIDRVDGKRFNSPNDVAVRSDGTLWFTDPPYGIIGDEEGYKSESQVIGCYLYSFDPRDGSLTIAACDLQRPNGLAFSPDEKWLYVADMSIVDFPTLGRRELRVYAVNGRELEAGRRFATVEPGFPDGFCVDRAGNLFCSCADGVLVFDPEGRQIDKISVPERVSNCTFGGPNGDELYITATTSLYRMVLNTRG; encoded by the coding sequence GTGAACGACGGCATTCGGCATTCATTGCGCACGCACGCTCAGCTCGAGCGCTTGTGCTCACCGGCGATTTGGGCCGAAGGGCCGGTCTGGCTGCCGCAGGAGGATGCGGTGGTGTTCAGCGACGTGAAAGGCAATCGCATGTTCCGCTGGTCGCGCCGGGGTGAGCTGGCCCTATACCGCTCGCCGTCGCACTACGCCAACGGCAATGCGCGCGACGGCGAGGGGCGCGTGGTCAGCTGCGAACACGGGCGGCGCGGCATCAGCCGTACCGAAAGCGATGGCGAAGTGCGCCTGTTGATCGACCGCGTCGACGGCAAGCGCTTTAACTCGCCGAACGACGTGGCGGTGCGTTCCGACGGCACCCTGTGGTTCACCGATCCGCCCTACGGCATCATCGGCGACGAAGAGGGTTACAAATCGGAAAGCCAGGTGATCGGCTGTTACCTCTACAGCTTCGATCCGCGCGACGGTTCGCTGACCATCGCCGCCTGCGACCTGCAGCGCCCGAACGGTCTGGCGTTTTCACCGGATGAAAAATGGCTGTACGTGGCGGACATGTCGATCGTGGATTTTCCGACGCTGGGCCGCCGCGAGCTGCGCGTCTATGCGGTCAACGGCCGCGAGCTGGAAGCCGGCCGCCGTTTCGCGACGGTGGAGCCCGGTTTCCCGGACGGGTTCTGCGTCGACCGGGCCGGCAATCTGTTTTGCAGCTGCGCCGACGGCGTGCTGGTCTTTGATCCAGAGGGGCGACAGATCGACAAAATCAGCGTGCCGGAACGCGTCTCCAATTGTACCTTCGGCGGCCCGAACGGCGATGAGCTCTATATCACCGCCACCACCTCGCTCTACCGCATGGTGTTGAACACCCGCGGTTAG
- the yiaK gene encoding 3-dehydro-L-gulonate 2-dehydrogenase — protein MRVSYSELKQQFKRVLLARGVAEHLADDCAGMFADTTASGVYSHGVNRFPRFIQQLDAGDIVPDAEPSKLLSLGAIEQWDAHQGIGNLTARRMMDRAMQLADDHGIGLVALRNANHWMRGGGYGWQAAEKGYIGICWTNSIAVMPPWGAKTCRIGTNPLIVAVPGNPITMVDMSMSMFSYGALELNRLAGKTLPVDGGFDNDGHLTRDPATIEENRRILPMGYWKGSALSIVLDMIATLLSGGASVAEVTEDHRDEYGVSQVFIAIEIDRLIDGDSRDQKLQRIMDYVTSAERDNPDVAIRLPGHKFPRILAENLRDGIPVDERVWARIQAL, from the coding sequence ATGAGAGTGAGTTACAGCGAATTAAAACAGCAATTCAAACGCGTGCTGCTGGCGCGCGGCGTGGCGGAACATCTCGCCGACGACTGCGCCGGCATGTTCGCCGACACCACCGCCAGCGGCGTTTACTCCCACGGCGTTAACCGCTTTCCGCGCTTTATTCAGCAGTTGGACGCCGGCGATATCGTGCCGGACGCCGAACCCAGCAAACTGTTGTCTCTGGGGGCGATCGAGCAATGGGATGCGCATCAGGGCATCGGCAACCTTACCGCCCGCCGCATGATGGATCGCGCCATGCAGTTGGCCGACGATCATGGCATCGGCCTGGTGGCGCTGCGCAACGCCAACCACTGGATGCGCGGCGGCGGTTACGGCTGGCAGGCGGCGGAGAAAGGCTATATCGGCATTTGCTGGACCAACTCGATCGCCGTGATGCCGCCGTGGGGCGCCAAAACGTGCCGTATCGGCACCAACCCTTTGATCGTCGCCGTGCCCGGCAACCCGATCACCATGGTGGACATGTCGATGTCGATGTTTTCCTACGGCGCGCTGGAGCTGAACCGGCTTGCGGGAAAAACCCTGCCGGTGGACGGCGGCTTCGACAACGACGGCCATCTGACCCGCGATCCGGCCACCATCGAAGAGAATCGGCGCATTTTGCCGATGGGGTATTGGAAAGGATCGGCGTTGTCGATCGTGCTGGACATGATCGCCACCCTGCTGTCAGGCGGCGCCTCGGTGGCGGAAGTGACGGAAGATCACCGCGACGAATACGGCGTCTCGCAGGTGTTCATCGCGATTGAGATAGACCGGTTGATCGACGGCGACAGCCGCGATCAAAAACTGCAGCGCATCATGGATTACGTCACCAGCGCCGAACGGGACAACCCCGACGTCGCCATTCGCCTGCCGGGCCACAAGTTCCCGCGCATTCTGGCAGAGAATCTGCGCGACGGCATTCCGGTCGACGAACGAGTCTGGGCGCGCATTCAGGCGCTGTAA
- a CDS encoding YhcH/YjgK/YiaL family protein, whose product MIFGHIANTAPEQYPTPVANAVAYLQRTDFSVLPAGRYEDPATGYVVQVLDLHTQPPDALRPEVHRQNVDVQFLVSGTELIGVAADNGDNVVHQELLAQRDILFYQDVADESWLTMRPGNFAVFFPQDVHRPACINQRPSAIRKVVVKIPLASFSA is encoded by the coding sequence ATGATATTCGGCCACATCGCCAACACCGCGCCCGAGCAGTACCCGACGCCGGTCGCCAACGCCGTCGCCTATTTGCAGCGCACCGATTTCAGCGTCTTGCCCGCAGGGCGCTATGAAGATCCCGCCACCGGCTACGTGGTGCAAGTGCTGGATCTGCATACCCAACCACCGGATGCGCTGCGCCCGGAAGTCCACCGGCAAAACGTCGACGTGCAGTTTCTGGTCAGCGGCACCGAACTTATCGGCGTAGCGGCGGACAACGGCGACAACGTCGTTCATCAGGAGCTGCTGGCGCAGCGCGACATCCTGTTTTATCAGGACGTGGCCGACGAATCCTGGCTCACGATGCGGCCCGGCAACTTCGCGGTATTTTTCCCACAGGACGTGCATCGCCCGGCCTGCATTAACCAACGCCCCAGCGCGATACGCAAGGTGGTGGTGAAGATACCGCTGGCGTCGTTTAGCGCCTGA
- a CDS encoding MFS transporter: MNTASVSVSQSQAIPKLRWLRIVPPILITCIISYMDRVNIAFAMPGGMDDELGITASMAGLAGGIFFIGYLFLQVPGGKLAVYGNGKKFIGWSLLAWAVISVLTGLVTNQYQLLFLRFALGVSEGGMLPVVLTMISNWFPDKERGRANAIVIMFVPIAGILTAPLSGWIITAWDWRMLFLVEGALSLVVMALWYFTISNRPQEAKWISQAEKEYLVKTLHDEQLLIKGKTVRNASLRRVLGDRIMWQLILVNFFYQTGIYGYTLWLPTILKGLTHGDMEQVGLLAILPYIGAIFGMLIISTLSDRTGKRKIFVALPLACFAACMALSVLLKDHVWWSYAALVGCGVFIQAAAGVFWTIPPKLFNAEVAGGARGVINALGNLGGFCGPYMVGVLISLFNKDVGVYSLAASLAIASVLALMLPNKCDHSARSE, encoded by the coding sequence ATGAATACAGCCTCCGTTTCCGTCAGCCAAAGCCAGGCGATCCCCAAGCTCCGCTGGCTGAGGATCGTGCCGCCGATCCTCATCACCTGCATCATTTCTTACATGGACCGGGTCAACATCGCCTTCGCCATGCCCGGCGGCATGGATGACGAACTCGGCATCACCGCCTCGATGGCCGGGCTGGCCGGCGGCATCTTCTTCATCGGTTACCTGTTTCTGCAGGTGCCCGGCGGCAAGCTGGCGGTATACGGCAACGGCAAGAAATTCATCGGCTGGTCACTGTTGGCCTGGGCGGTGATCTCGGTGCTGACCGGGCTGGTCACCAACCAGTATCAGCTGCTGTTCCTGCGCTTCGCCCTCGGCGTTTCCGAAGGCGGCATGCTGCCGGTGGTGCTGACCATGATCAGCAACTGGTTCCCGGATAAGGAGCGCGGCCGCGCCAACGCCATCGTCATCATGTTCGTGCCGATCGCCGGCATTCTCACCGCCCCGCTGTCGGGTTGGATCATCACCGCCTGGGACTGGCGCATGCTGTTTCTGGTGGAGGGCGCTCTGTCGCTGGTAGTCATGGCGCTGTGGTACTTCACCATCAGCAACCGGCCCCAGGAGGCCAAATGGATCTCGCAGGCGGAAAAAGAGTATCTGGTAAAGACCCTGCACGACGAACAGCTGCTGATCAAAGGAAAAACGGTGCGCAACGCCTCGCTGCGCCGGGTGCTGGGCGACCGGATCATGTGGCAGCTGATCCTGGTGAATTTTTTCTACCAGACCGGTATCTACGGCTACACCCTGTGGCTGCCGACCATTTTGAAAGGGCTGACCCACGGCGATATGGAGCAAGTGGGCCTGCTGGCTATCTTGCCCTATATCGGCGCCATCTTCGGCATGCTGATCATCTCCACCCTCTCCGATCGCACCGGCAAGCGCAAAATCTTCGTCGCCCTGCCGCTGGCCTGCTTTGCCGCCTGCATGGCGCTGTCGGTGCTGCTGAAGGATCACGTCTGGTGGTCTTACGCTGCGCTGGTCGGCTGCGGCGTATTTATTCAGGCGGCGGCCGGGGTGTTCTGGACCATCCCGCCCAAATTGTTCAACGCCGAAGTGGCCGGCGGCGCGCGCGGCGTGATCAATGCGCTGGGCAACCTCGGCGGCTTTTGCGGCCCGTATATGGTCGGCGTCCTGATCAGCCTGTTCAACAAGGATGTCGGCGTCTACAGCCTGGCTGCCTCGCTGGCGATCGCCTCCGTGCTGGCGTTGATGCTGCCCAATAAATGCGACCACAGCGCGAGGAGCGAATGA
- a CDS encoding FGGY-family carbohydrate kinase — protein sequence MEYWLGLDCGGTFIKAGLYDRRGREHGVARRNLAIVAPQPGWAERDMASLWRTAADVIREVLSASGVAAGAIQAIGISAQGKGAFLLDKQGQPLGNAMLSSDQRALALVQEWQRQGVPQALYPQTRQTLWTGHPVSLLRWLKRHQPERYARIGSVLMAHDYLRYCLTGELACEETNISESNLYQMRSGRYDPALAQLLGIGDIMPALPTIVGSADIAGRVSANAAAITGLQIGTPVVGGLFDVVSTALCAGLQDETRLNAVMGTWSVTSGITDAIVEGFDHPFVYGRHAENGQYIVHEASPTSAANLEWFCHQWGLQDYDQLNRWVAALPKAAGDLLFAPFLYGSNAGLGLSASFYGLQAFHQREHLVQAIYEGVVFCHMTHLNRMRRRFPEAQALRVTGGPAKSRPWMQMFADVSGLPVELPQVEETGCLGAAMAAMVGSGVFSDFTAAQRRLAPRIERLLPDAAAAEAYDHKHQRYQALIAALQNLQPANKEAP from the coding sequence ATGGAATATTGGCTGGGGCTCGACTGCGGCGGCACCTTCATCAAGGCGGGTTTATACGACCGCAGGGGCCGTGAACACGGCGTTGCGCGGCGCAATCTGGCGATCGTCGCGCCGCAGCCCGGCTGGGCCGAGCGCGATATGGCATCGCTGTGGCGCACCGCCGCCGACGTGATCCGTGAAGTGCTGTCCGCCAGCGGCGTCGCCGCCGGCGCCATCCAGGCCATCGGCATCTCGGCGCAGGGCAAGGGCGCGTTTCTGCTGGATAAGCAGGGGCAGCCGCTGGGCAACGCCATGCTCTCTTCCGATCAGCGCGCGCTGGCGCTGGTGCAGGAATGGCAACGGCAGGGCGTGCCACAGGCGCTGTATCCGCAAACGCGCCAAACGCTGTGGACCGGGCACCCGGTCTCGCTGCTGCGCTGGCTGAAGCGGCATCAGCCTGAACGTTACGCCCGCATCGGCAGCGTGCTGATGGCGCACGACTACCTGCGCTATTGCCTGACCGGCGAGCTGGCCTGCGAAGAAACCAATATCTCCGAATCCAACCTGTATCAGATGCGCAGCGGACGCTATGACCCGGCGCTGGCGCAGCTGCTGGGCATCGGCGACATCATGCCCGCCCTGCCGACGATTGTCGGTTCGGCCGACATCGCCGGACGCGTCTCGGCAAACGCCGCGGCCATTACCGGCCTGCAAATCGGCACCCCGGTGGTCGGCGGGTTGTTCGACGTGGTGTCCACCGCGCTGTGCGCCGGCCTGCAGGACGAAACCCGGCTCAACGCGGTGATGGGGACCTGGTCGGTCACCAGCGGCATCACCGACGCCATCGTCGAGGGTTTCGATCATCCCTTTGTCTATGGCCGCCACGCCGAAAACGGCCAATACATCGTGCACGAAGCCAGCCCCACTTCCGCCGCCAACCTGGAATGGTTCTGTCACCAATGGGGGCTGCAGGACTACGACCAGCTTAACCGCTGGGTCGCCGCCCTGCCGAAAGCCGCCGGCGATCTGCTGTTCGCCCCTTTCCTGTATGGCTCCAACGCCGGCCTGGGGCTGAGCGCCAGCTTCTACGGCCTGCAGGCCTTCCACCAACGCGAGCACCTGGTGCAGGCGATCTACGAAGGCGTGGTGTTCTGCCACATGACGCACCTTAACCGCATGCGCCGGCGTTTCCCTGAGGCGCAGGCGCTGCGCGTGACCGGCGGCCCCGCCAAATCCCGCCCCTGGATGCAAATGTTCGCCGACGTCAGCGGCCTGCCGGTTGAGCTGCCGCAGGTGGAAGAAACCGGCTGTCTGGGCGCGGCGATGGCGGCCATGGTCGGCAGCGGCGTCTTCAGCGATTTCACCGCCGCCCAGCGCCGGCTGGCGCCGCGTATCGAGCGGCTGCTGCCTGATGCGGCCGCCGCCGAAGCTTACGACCACAAACACCAACGTTATCAGGCGCTGATTGCTGCATTGCAAAATCTGCAGCCCGCCAACAAGGAGGCCCCATGA
- the ulaD gene encoding 3-keto-L-gulonate-6-phosphate decarboxylase UlaD, which yields MSTKPRLQLALDQTRLDTALRTAETLSPHVDIIEAGTILCISAGIQAVSALRERCPQHTLVADLKVADAGATLAEQAFGQGADWMTVICAAPLATMASAREVAERHGGEIQIELFGRWTLEDARQWRGLGIRQAIYHRGRDAQASGQTWGRQDLDRMKALSDLGIELSVTGGITPADLPLFKEIAVTAFIAGRALAEAGDPPAAARQFRAAIDDIWRS from the coding sequence ATGAGCACGAAACCGCGCCTGCAGCTGGCGCTCGATCAAACCCGTCTGGATACGGCGCTGCGCACCGCCGAGACCCTCAGCCCCCATGTGGACATCATCGAGGCCGGTACCATTTTGTGCATCAGCGCCGGCATTCAGGCGGTTAGCGCGCTGCGCGAGCGCTGTCCGCAGCACACGCTGGTGGCCGATCTCAAGGTGGCCGACGCCGGTGCGACGCTGGCCGAGCAGGCCTTCGGCCAGGGCGCGGACTGGATGACGGTGATCTGCGCCGCGCCGTTGGCCACCATGGCCAGCGCGCGGGAGGTCGCCGAGCGTCACGGCGGCGAAATCCAGATCGAACTGTTCGGCCGCTGGACATTGGAGGATGCGCGGCAATGGCGCGGCCTTGGCATTCGCCAGGCGATCTATCACCGCGGCCGCGACGCGCAGGCCAGCGGGCAAACCTGGGGCCGGCAGGATCTGGATCGGATGAAGGCACTGTCCGATCTGGGCATCGAGCTGTCGGTGACCGGCGGCATCACGCCCGCCGACCTGCCGCTGTTTAAAGAGATCGCCGTCACCGCCTTTATCGCCGGCCGCGCGCTGGCCGAGGCCGGCGATCCGCCGGCGGCCGCCAGGCAGTTCCGCGCCGCCATCGATGACATCTGGAGATCATGA
- a CDS encoding L-ribulose-5-phosphate 3-epimerase, whose product MRQHPLGIYEKALPKHLSWPERLALAKACGFDFVEMSVDESDERLARLSWSKAQRLALVDAMLETGIRIPSMCLSGHRRFPFGSHDPALRQRAFDVMEQAIQLAKDVGIRTIQLAGYDVYYEEQDEGTLARFSEGMQWAVDRAAAAQVMLAVEIMDTAFMNSIGKWKAWDALLASPWFTVYPDVGNLSAWGNDVPRELELGIDRIAAIHLKDTYPVTAVSPGQFRDVPFGEGCVDFVEVFRTLQRLNYRGAFLIEMWTEKAEEPVAEIVQARRWIEQKMQQGGMTC is encoded by the coding sequence ATGCGTCAGCACCCGTTGGGAATTTACGAGAAAGCACTGCCGAAACACCTGAGCTGGCCCGAGCGCCTGGCGCTGGCCAAGGCCTGCGGCTTCGACTTCGTCGAAATGTCGGTGGACGAAAGCGATGAACGTCTGGCGCGCCTGAGCTGGAGCAAGGCGCAGCGCCTGGCGCTGGTGGACGCCATGCTGGAAACCGGCATCCGCATTCCGTCGATGTGCCTCTCCGGCCACCGGCGCTTTCCGTTTGGCAGCCACGATCCGGCGCTGCGACAGCGTGCCTTCGACGTGATGGAACAGGCCATTCAGTTGGCCAAAGACGTCGGCATCCGCACCATCCAGTTGGCCGGCTACGACGTGTATTACGAAGAGCAGGACGAGGGAACGCTGGCGCGCTTTAGCGAAGGCATGCAGTGGGCGGTAGACCGTGCCGCCGCCGCCCAGGTGATGCTGGCGGTGGAAATTATGGATACCGCCTTTATGAACTCGATCGGTAAATGGAAAGCCTGGGACGCCCTGCTGGCCTCACCGTGGTTCACGGTGTATCCGGACGTCGGCAACCTCAGCGCCTGGGGCAATGACGTGCCGCGCGAGCTGGAGCTGGGCATCGATCGCATCGCCGCCATTCACCTGAAAGACACCTACCCGGTCACCGCCGTTTCCCCGGGACAATTCCGCGACGTGCCGTTTGGCGAAGGCTGCGTCGACTTCGTCGAGGTGTTTCGCACGCTGCAGCGCCTCAATTACCGCGGCGCATTCCTGATTGAGATGTGGACCGAAAAAGCCGAGGAGCCGGTGGCCGAGATCGTTCAGGCCCGCCGCTGGATCGAACAGAAAATGCAACAAGGGGGCATGACATGCTGA
- the araD gene encoding L-ribulose-5-phosphate 4-epimerase, with protein MLTQLKQQVLEANLDLPRHKLVTFTWGNVSAVDRERGLVVIKPSGVEYEHMTAEDMVVVDLASGRTVEGAKKPSSDTATHLALYREFADIGGIVHTHSRHATIWAQAGLDIPAWGTTHADYFYGAIPCTRLMTQDEIEHDYELETGNVIIETFRRRDINPNAIPAVLVNAHGPFAWGKDAHNAVHNAVVLEEIAYMGIFSRQLTPGIHSMQRELLDKHYLRKHGQHAYYGQ; from the coding sequence ATGCTGACTCAGTTAAAACAACAGGTGCTGGAGGCCAATCTCGATCTGCCGCGCCATAAGCTGGTGACTTTTACCTGGGGCAACGTCAGCGCGGTGGATCGCGAACGCGGTCTGGTGGTGATCAAGCCGTCAGGCGTTGAATACGAGCATATGACGGCGGAGGATATGGTGGTGGTCGATCTGGCCAGCGGCCGCACCGTCGAGGGGGCAAAAAAACCGTCGTCGGACACCGCCACCCATCTGGCGCTGTACCGCGAATTTGCCGATATCGGCGGCATCGTCCACACCCATTCGCGCCACGCTACCATTTGGGCGCAGGCCGGGCTGGACATCCCCGCCTGGGGAACCACCCACGCCGACTATTTTTATGGCGCGATCCCCTGCACTCGCCTGATGACCCAGGATGAAATTGAGCACGATTACGAACTGGAAACCGGCAACGTGATTATCGAAACCTTCCGCCGGCGCGATATCAATCCCAACGCGATCCCGGCGGTACTGGTCAACGCCCACGGCCCCTTCGCCTGGGGCAAAGACGCCCACAACGCGGTGCATAATGCGGTGGTGCTGGAAGAAATTGCCTACATGGGCATTTTCTCGCGCCAGCTGACGCCGGGCATTCACAGCATGCAGCGCGAGCTGTTGGACAAACACTACCTGCGCAAACACGGCCAACACGCCTACTACGGGCAGTAG
- a CDS encoding RluA family pseudouridine synthase: MSTITDTFIAPPCHDQIEILYQDDHLALINKPPGLLSLSGKNPQNLDSVHHRLVQRFPGCALAHRLDFGTSGLMVVARNKAVNAALCRQFSERTVGKVYSALLCGHLADNEGVIDAAIAKDPALFPLMSICALHGKPARSRYRVVERFYREMEGGISLPLTRVQLTPETGRTHQLRIHSRQLGHPILGCDLYGGRLLPGTEQTPRLMLHASELDFVHPISGERIAARHAAPF; encoded by the coding sequence ATGTCTACGATCACCGATACCTTTATCGCCCCGCCATGCCATGACCAGATAGAGATCCTCTATCAGGACGATCATCTGGCGCTGATCAATAAGCCGCCCGGGCTGCTCAGCCTCTCGGGCAAGAATCCGCAGAATCTCGATTCGGTACACCACCGGCTGGTACAGAGGTTCCCCGGCTGCGCCCTGGCGCACCGCCTGGATTTCGGCACGTCCGGTTTGATGGTGGTGGCCCGCAACAAGGCCGTCAACGCCGCGCTCTGTCGGCAGTTCAGCGAACGCACCGTCGGCAAAGTGTACAGCGCGCTGCTCTGCGGCCATCTGGCGGATAACGAAGGGGTAATAGACGCGGCGATCGCCAAAGATCCGGCGTTGTTCCCGCTGATGTCGATTTGCGCCCTCCACGGCAAGCCCGCCCGCTCCCGCTATCGGGTCGTCGAACGTTTTTATCGTGAAATGGAAGGCGGGATCTCGCTGCCGCTGACGCGGGTGCAGCTCACCCCGGAGACCGGACGCACCCACCAGCTGCGTATTCACAGCCGGCAATTGGGCCATCCTATTTTAGGTTGCGATCTGTATGGCGGGCGCCTGCTGCCGGGTACCGAACAGACGCCGCGGCTGATGCTGCACGCCAGCGAGCTGGACTTTGTGCACCCCATCAGCGGAGAGCGGATAGCCGCTCGTCACGCAGCGCCGTTCTGA
- a CDS encoding DUF2058 domain-containing protein, with translation MTKLTLQEQMLKAGLVTSKKMAKVQRTAKKSRVQAREAREAVEENKKAQLERDKQLSEQQKQAALSKEYKAQVKQLIEMNRIVLAKGDIGFNFTDGNLIKKILVDKATQTQLINGRLAIARLVVENREECEYAIIPASVADKIAQRDAASIVLHSALSQEEQDEDDPYADFKVPDDLMW, from the coding sequence ATGACAAAACTCACCTTACAAGAGCAGATGCTCAAAGCGGGCTTGGTAACCAGCAAGAAAATGGCCAAAGTCCAGAGAACGGCTAAAAAATCACGCGTTCAGGCCCGCGAGGCCAGAGAAGCGGTGGAAGAGAATAAAAAGGCGCAGCTTGAGCGCGATAAGCAGCTGAGCGAGCAGCAAAAGCAGGCCGCGTTGTCCAAAGAGTACAAGGCGCAGGTGAAGCAGCTGATCGAGATGAACCGCATCGTCCTGGCGAAAGGCGATATCGGTTTCAACTTCACCGACGGCAACCTGATCAAAAAAATCCTGGTGGATAAGGCGACGCAGACGCAGCTGATCAATGGCCGCCTCGCCATTGCCCGCTTGGTGGTCGAGAACCGGGAAGAGTGTGAATACGCGATTATCCCCGCGAGCGTCGCCGATAAAATCGCGCAGCGCGATGCGGCCAGCATAGTGCTGCACAGCGCACTGAGTCAGGAAGAACAGGATGAAGACGATCCGTACGCCGACTTTAAAGTGCCCGACGATTTGATGTGGTAA
- a CDS encoding DUF1852 domain-containing protein, which produces MNRDFTFTIKSSSFDEDYNPSESTRITTNFANLARGENRRENLRNTLVMINNRFNTLAHWDNPKADRYSVELEIISVEMRIEDQGASFPVIEILKTNILDKKTQKRIEGIVGNNFSSYVRDYDFSVLLPAHNKNTAEFTIPDDFGDLHGNIFKHFVNSNEYHENFSKPPVICLSVSSKDTYHRTGNQHPVLGDEYRQDGASLTDRYFKKMGLQVRYFMPKNSVAPLAFYFPGDLLSDYTDLELIGTISTMETFQKIYRPEIYNANSAAGQCYQPSLNNQDHSLTKIVYDREERSQLAIEQGKFTEEQFIKPYKPLLEQWSAHYAL; this is translated from the coding sequence ATGAATAGAGACTTTACCTTTACGATTAAGAGCAGTTCTTTCGATGAAGATTATAACCCTTCTGAAAGTACGCGTATCACCACCAACTTCGCCAATTTGGCCAGAGGGGAAAATCGCCGGGAGAACCTGCGCAATACGCTGGTGATGATTAACAATCGCTTCAATACGTTGGCGCATTGGGATAACCCCAAGGCCGATCGCTATTCGGTCGAGCTTGAAATCATCTCGGTTGAGATGCGCATTGAAGATCAGGGCGCCAGCTTCCCGGTGATCGAAATCCTGAAAACCAACATCCTTGATAAAAAAACGCAAAAGCGTATCGAGGGCATCGTTGGGAACAATTTCTCCTCTTACGTGCGCGACTACGACTTTAGCGTCTTGCTACCGGCGCACAATAAAAACACGGCGGAATTTACCATTCCGGATGATTTCGGCGATTTGCACGGCAATATCTTTAAGCACTTCGTCAATTCAAACGAATACCATGAAAATTTCAGCAAACCGCCGGTGATTTGCCTCAGCGTGTCCAGCAAAGACACCTACCATCGGACGGGCAATCAACACCCGGTGTTGGGCGACGAGTATCGGCAAGACGGCGCTTCGCTGACCGACCGGTATTTTAAAAAAATGGGCCTGCAGGTGCGCTATTTCATGCCGAAAAATAGCGTCGCGCCCCTGGCGTTTTATTTCCCCGGGGATTTGCTGAGCGATTACACCGATCTGGAACTGATCGGCACCATCAGCACGATGGAGACCTTCCAGAAAATTTATCGGCCTGAAATTTACAATGCCAACTCGGCGGCGGGGCAATGCTATCAGCCCAGCCTGAATAACCAGGATCATTCATTAACCAAGATTGTTTACGATCGCGAAGAGCGTAGCCAGTTGGCGATTGAGCAGGGGAAATTTACGGAAGAGCAATTTATCAAACCCTACAAACCTCTTCTTGAGCAATGGTCTGCTCACTACGCGCTTTGA
- a CDS encoding methionine synthase, translating to MKILLPTSTAGSLPKPVWLAQPETLWSPWKLQNEELIEGKQDALRLSLAEQQQAGIDIVSDGEQTRQHFVTTFIEHLSGVDFEKREVVKIRNRYEASVPTVVGAVSRQKPVFVEDAKFLRQLTKQPIKWALPGPMTMIDTLYDNHYKSREKLAWEFAKILNQEAKELEAAGVDIIQFDEPAFNVFFDEVNDWGIAALERAVEGLKCETAVHICYGYGIKANTDWKKTLGSEWRQYEEAFPKLQTSTIDIISLECHNSHVPMDLLELIRGKKVMVGAIDVANHAVETPEEVAATLRKALQFVDADKLYPSTNCGMAPLPRQVASGKLNALSAGAEIVRRELLAK from the coding sequence ATGAAAATATTGCTCCCTACGTCGACCGCCGGCAGCTTGCCCAAACCTGTCTGGCTGGCCCAACCGGAAACCCTGTGGTCGCCCTGGAAATTGCAGAATGAAGAATTAATCGAAGGGAAACAGGACGCCTTGCGTTTGTCGCTGGCAGAGCAACAACAGGCCGGCATCGATATCGTCAGCGATGGCGAGCAAACGCGCCAGCACTTCGTCACGACGTTTATCGAGCACCTCAGCGGCGTCGATTTCGAGAAACGCGAAGTGGTTAAAATCCGCAATCGCTACGAAGCGAGCGTGCCAACCGTTGTGGGGGCGGTCTCGCGCCAAAAACCCGTTTTCGTTGAAGACGCCAAATTTTTACGCCAGCTGACCAAGCAGCCGATTAAATGGGCCCTGCCGGGGCCGATGACCATGATCGACACGCTTTATGACAACCACTATAAAAGCCGCGAGAAATTGGCCTGGGAGTTCGCCAAGATCCTCAATCAGGAAGCCAAAGAGCTTGAGGCCGCTGGCGTCGACATTATTCAGTTTGATGAGCCCGCATTTAATGTGTTCTTTGACGAGGTGAATGACTGGGGCATCGCCGCCCTGGAAAGAGCCGTTGAAGGGCTTAAGTGTGAAACGGCCGTACATATCTGCTATGGATACGGCATTAAGGCCAATACCGACTGGAAAAAGACGCTGGGCTCTGAGTGGCGGCAATATGAAGAGGCGTTTCCCAAGCTGCAAACGTCGACTATCGATATTATCTCGTTGGAGTGCCATAACTCGCACGTGCCGATGGATCTGCTTGAACTGATTCGCGGTAAGAAAGTGATGGTCGGCGCCATCGACGTAGCGAATCATGCCGTTGAGACGCCGGAGGAAGTAGCCGCTACGCTGCGCAAAGCGCTGCAGTTTGTCGATGCCGACAAGCTCTATCCGTCGACCAACTGCGGCATGGCTCCCCTGCCCCGTCAGGTCGCCAGCGGCAAGCTGAATGCCTTAAGCGCAGGCGCCGAAATCGTGCGCCGAGAACTGTTGGCCAAATAA